Proteins from one Streptomyces caniferus genomic window:
- a CDS encoding dihydrofolate reductase family protein produces the protein MRLLTYFIGCSVDGFIAGPDGQCDSSGFDGDLKAAILAEYPETIPDHVRRSLGVVSTANRRFDTVVMGRGAYESSLATNVTSPYPYLRQYVFSSSLEQPAPDVDVVAGDPVEFIRGLKQQPGRGIWLGGGAVLAGQLLGEIDELIVHRYPVVFGEGIPLFHTSSGPAVFTLTGSRSFTTGATVTTYTKQ, from the coding sequence ATGCGTCTGCTCACGTACTTCATCGGCTGCAGTGTTGACGGCTTCATCGCCGGTCCGGACGGACAGTGTGACTCTTCCGGCTTCGACGGCGACCTCAAGGCCGCGATCCTCGCCGAGTACCCCGAGACCATCCCGGACCACGTCCGCAGGTCGCTGGGTGTCGTCAGCACAGCGAACAGGAGGTTCGACACGGTCGTCATGGGGCGCGGCGCCTACGAATCCTCTCTGGCGACCAATGTCACCAGCCCGTATCCCTACCTGCGGCAGTACGTGTTCTCCTCATCCCTCGAACAGCCCGCTCCCGACGTCGACGTTGTTGCCGGCGACCCGGTGGAGTTCATCCGCGGGCTGAAGCAGCAACCGGGCAGGGGCATCTGGCTGGGCGGCGGCGCGGTGCTGGCCGGACAGCTGCTGGGTGAGATCGACGAGCTGATCGTCCACCGCTACCCAGTGGTCTTCGGTGAAGGCATCCCCCTGTTCCACACCTCATCCGGCCCTGCCGTCTTCACGCTGACCGGCTCCCGGAGCTTCACCACCGGCGCGACCGTCACCACATACACCAAGCAGTAG
- a CDS encoding GNAT family N-acetyltransferase: MDEPVGWIGADRYLGEMRQGMYRPEWTWIAEEDGQVWARALWWGQADSAHPIALDCLHVDPALPDRARVGAELLSAGLRAFADHGAPRLPLYNLTLPVGWRDNPTAAAAVGWRRQAAVAAGLTHEVERLRLEWTPDAGLPGTEGRLAFAPASDEEFLQLFRRIAVGSLDDETSRNIAVKGAEATARDEMDFYLGCPGRREWWRLAHTPDGQVVGLALPSATPYARNVGYLGVVPEFRGRGYVDDLLAEITRIHADTGAELITATTDRGNAPMAAALARAGYRTSEIRMICSAPVA; this comes from the coding sequence GTGGATGAGCCGGTGGGCTGGATCGGCGCCGACCGCTACCTGGGCGAGATGCGGCAGGGAATGTACCGGCCGGAGTGGACCTGGATCGCCGAGGAGGACGGGCAGGTATGGGCAAGAGCCCTGTGGTGGGGGCAGGCGGACAGCGCTCACCCCATCGCACTGGACTGCCTGCACGTGGACCCCGCACTCCCCGACCGGGCGCGAGTGGGGGCCGAACTACTGAGCGCCGGGCTAAGGGCGTTCGCCGACCACGGAGCGCCCAGACTGCCGCTGTACAACCTGACGCTGCCCGTCGGCTGGCGTGACAATCCAACCGCAGCGGCTGCCGTGGGCTGGCGGCGCCAGGCCGCCGTAGCGGCCGGGCTCACCCACGAAGTGGAACGGCTGCGCCTGGAGTGGACACCCGACGCCGGCCTTCCCGGGACCGAGGGCCGGCTCGCCTTCGCGCCGGCGTCGGACGAGGAGTTCCTCCAGCTGTTCCGGAGGATAGCTGTCGGTAGCCTGGACGACGAGACCAGCAGGAACATCGCGGTCAAGGGTGCCGAAGCCACCGCCCGCGACGAGATGGACTTCTACCTCGGCTGCCCCGGCCGGCGCGAGTGGTGGCGGCTGGCGCACACCCCCGACGGGCAAGTCGTGGGACTCGCTCTCCCGTCCGCGACGCCGTACGCCCGCAACGTCGGCTACCTGGGCGTCGTACCCGAGTTCCGCGGTCGCGGGTATGTGGACGACCTCCTCGCCGAGATCACCCGCATCCACGCGGACACCGGTGCCGAGCTCATCACCGCCACCACTGACCGCGGCAATGCGCCGATGGCCGCGGCCCTCGCCCGTGCCGGCTACCGGACTTCAGAGATCCGCATGATCTGTTCGGCCCCGGTGGCATGA
- a CDS encoding CatB-related O-acetyltransferase, whose amino-acid sequence MSPDPTTVHPLPAHDRVVFLRPLITSPKISIGEYTYYDDPEGAADFEHRNVLYAYGPERLIIGKYCAIATGTRFLMAGAEHPTMGVSTFPFTMFGGRWAEQTLDIVTAMPSRGDTVVGNDVWFGHQVTVMPGVRIGDGAIIAAGAVVTADVAPYTIVGGNPARPIRQRFADADIERLLHAAWWDWPTDLVTEHTRTIMAGAPAEIESIGKRHDRNGS is encoded by the coding sequence TTGTCTCCCGATCCAACCACCGTGCACCCACTGCCGGCGCATGACCGCGTCGTGTTCCTTCGACCGTTGATCACCTCACCGAAGATCTCCATAGGCGAGTACACCTATTACGACGACCCCGAGGGCGCGGCGGACTTCGAGCATCGCAACGTGCTCTACGCCTACGGGCCGGAGCGTCTGATCATCGGCAAGTACTGCGCCATCGCCACGGGCACCAGGTTTCTGATGGCCGGCGCCGAGCATCCGACGATGGGGGTGTCCACGTTCCCCTTCACCATGTTCGGCGGCCGGTGGGCCGAACAGACCCTGGACATCGTCACCGCCATGCCCAGCCGCGGCGACACCGTGGTCGGCAACGATGTGTGGTTCGGGCACCAGGTGACGGTGATGCCCGGCGTGCGGATCGGAGATGGCGCCATCATCGCGGCCGGCGCGGTGGTGACCGCCGACGTCGCCCCTTACACCATCGTGGGCGGCAACCCGGCCCGGCCGATCCGCCAACGCTTCGCCGATGCCGACATCGAGCGCCTCCTGCACGCCGCATGGTGGGACTGGCCCACCGACCTGGTCACCGAACACACCCGCACCATCATGGCGGGGGCCCCGGCCGAGATCGAAAGTATCGGCAAACGGCATGACCGGAACGGCAGTTGA
- a CDS encoding Vgb family protein, with amino-acid sequence MEGSEKLMPVFIEEFAVTDRDSGPYALTTGPDGALWFTLVHSGGIGRLVPGEEPTSHPLDPECGPTIIAAGPDGALWFTEHRAHRIARITLDGKVTEFALPTAECGPFGIAAGPDGALWFTETSADRIGRITTDGQVTEFPLPISGAFPSAITAGSDDGMWFTLNQADAIGRIGMDGAITLHGLPTKSAAPVGIAAGHDGALWFVEIGAGQIGRIAADGVITEFPLPDRTSRPHALTPGSGGTLWFTEWAGNRVGSITPDGIITVHDLPTDGSEPHGITLGPDGALWTALETGALARITATRAPAAQLGLLAPSA; translated from the coding sequence ATGGAGGGAAGTGAAAAGTTGATGCCGGTGTTCATCGAGGAGTTCGCCGTAACCGATCGCGACAGCGGCCCCTACGCGCTCACCACGGGCCCGGACGGGGCGCTGTGGTTCACCCTGGTCCACAGCGGAGGGATCGGGCGGCTTGTGCCCGGAGAGGAGCCAACGAGCCATCCACTCGATCCGGAGTGCGGGCCAACGATCATCGCTGCCGGGCCGGACGGCGCGTTGTGGTTCACCGAGCACCGGGCCCACCGCATCGCTCGGATCACGCTTGACGGCAAGGTGACGGAGTTCGCGCTGCCCACCGCTGAATGCGGGCCGTTCGGGATCGCCGCCGGCCCGGATGGGGCGCTGTGGTTCACCGAGACCAGTGCCGACCGGATCGGCCGGATCACCACCGACGGCCAGGTGACCGAGTTCCCGCTGCCGATATCCGGGGCCTTCCCCTCTGCGATCACCGCCGGCTCCGACGACGGGATGTGGTTCACCCTGAACCAAGCCGACGCGATCGGGCGGATCGGCATGGACGGAGCCATCACCCTCCACGGTCTGCCGACGAAGTCCGCCGCCCCGGTGGGCATCGCAGCCGGGCACGACGGGGCACTCTGGTTCGTCGAGATCGGCGCCGGGCAGATCGGGCGGATCGCCGCCGATGGCGTGATCACCGAGTTCCCGCTGCCCGACCGCACCTCCCGGCCGCATGCCCTCACCCCCGGCAGCGGGGGCACGTTGTGGTTCACCGAGTGGGCCGGCAACCGCGTCGGCTCCATCACCCCCGACGGCATCATCACCGTGCACGACCTGCCAACCGACGGCTCGGAGCCGCACGGCATCACCCTGGGCCCGGACGGGGCCCTGTGGACAGCACTGGAGACCGGCGCACTCGCCCGCATCACCGCGACCCGGGCTCCGGCGGCCCAACTGGGCCTCTTGGCACCTTCCGCGTAA
- a CDS encoding YciI family protein, which translates to MKYALVIFETHESRSGIKSDPAAHRKAYETWIGQIAAAGKLISGDALATDPPTAVTVRKATDSASTVAEGPAHAGEETLGGWFVIDVADRAEAVELAKALATPETVEIWPLLETA; encoded by the coding sequence ATGAAGTACGCGCTCGTGATATTCGAGACCCACGAGTCACGCAGCGGGATCAAGTCTGATCCGGCCGCCCACCGAAAGGCATACGAAACCTGGATCGGTCAGATCGCGGCGGCAGGCAAACTGATCAGCGGCGATGCCCTCGCAACCGATCCCCCCACCGCGGTAACCGTGCGCAAGGCGACCGACAGTGCCTCCACCGTGGCCGAGGGGCCCGCGCACGCCGGTGAGGAGACCCTTGGCGGCTGGTTCGTCATCGACGTGGCCGACCGTGCGGAAGCCGTGGAACTCGCCAAGGCACTCGCCACCCCCGAGACGGTCGAGATCTGGCCGCTCCTCGAAACCGCCTGA
- a CDS encoding ATP-binding protein has translation MQGREQERRHIERMLADAHRGKSSAQLLHGEAGIGKTTLLEHAVARAEGMGVLRVEGIESEMELAFGGLHQLFLPLLDLIDRLPAPQAGALRAVFGLSDEVVRDRLTIGLATLSLLSEAAAESPLLCLVDDLQWIDQPSADALTFTARRLRAEGIAMLFTTRDISPESGSRALPRVHVTGIDRQSAVTLLPGLAPPVAERIIDQAQGNPLALQELAAALTPAQRAGQLGPLALPETQLTPPSQLQDAFTQQLRRLPEATQRILAVAAADDTGNLPTVLAAAGRLGGEIRDLEPAERAGLIFVSAQRLRFRHPLIRFTAYQQTPVARRLALHQALVAVLDGTQHAHRRAWHLAAATTGPDEQVAAELERVAVWAGSRQAMASASAAYERAAHLTADTQQRARRLINAAQKASEAGQDERCRDLTEQVPLPLQDPGMAADFARVRSVVELGYGSPGQAARILTDCADTVAADRPDKIAPLLTDAIHAAFAAGDPALIAEISVRTPLLPVLAVPAQLLAGDIPGARRTLDDLVRAGRLAGSGLMDRLMTGIYCHLVADHAAAHELAVTAVTHCREQGIGGWLPTTLHLRAQVELSLGRHDDAHAHATEALRLADGYDLDHRAAHLRALLALLAAVRGEEPMARELADQALDYTRPRDVGRATAEALWALGLLDLGLGRAQAALEHLTMARQAAGHPLLARPLLPDLIEAAVRAGHPERAQEPAQQLTTWAADLQQPHFAAQARRCAALTRPDTQAEQHYLAALNLHDDGSDFDRARTELLYGEWLRRSRRKLDARDHLRTAMELFDQLSTKPWAHRARTELQAAGETHDPAEAPDSPMSRLSTQEREVVRLAATGATNREIATQLFLSPRTVGHHLYRAFPKLGISSRSELADLLAS, from the coding sequence GTGCAGGGACGTGAACAAGAGCGGCGACATATCGAGCGGATGCTCGCCGACGCCCACCGCGGGAAGAGCAGCGCCCAACTCCTGCACGGTGAGGCCGGCATCGGCAAGACCACCCTCCTCGAGCACGCGGTCGCCCGTGCGGAAGGCATGGGCGTACTGCGGGTCGAGGGCATCGAGTCGGAGATGGAGCTCGCCTTCGGCGGGCTCCATCAGCTCTTCCTGCCGCTGCTGGACCTCATCGACCGGCTTCCCGCACCGCAGGCCGGGGCCCTACGAGCCGTCTTCGGCTTGAGCGACGAGGTCGTGCGTGATCGTCTCACCATCGGGCTCGCCACGCTCTCACTGCTCTCCGAGGCCGCCGCGGAAAGTCCGCTGCTGTGCCTTGTCGATGACCTGCAATGGATCGACCAACCCTCCGCGGACGCACTGACCTTCACCGCCCGGCGGCTACGGGCAGAAGGCATCGCCATGCTCTTCACCACCCGCGACATCTCCCCGGAGAGCGGATCAAGGGCACTGCCCCGAGTACACGTCACCGGCATCGACCGGCAGTCGGCCGTGACACTGCTGCCCGGCCTCGCGCCCCCGGTCGCCGAGCGGATCATCGACCAGGCACAAGGCAACCCACTGGCGCTGCAAGAACTGGCCGCCGCCCTGACCCCGGCACAGCGGGCCGGACAACTGGGACCACTGGCGCTGCCAGAGACGCAGCTGACGCCGCCGAGCCAGCTGCAGGACGCGTTCACACAGCAGCTCCGCCGCCTCCCCGAGGCCACCCAGCGCATACTCGCGGTAGCCGCCGCCGACGACACGGGGAACCTCCCCACGGTGCTCGCGGCCGCGGGCCGCCTCGGCGGAGAGATCAGGGATCTGGAGCCCGCCGAACGGGCCGGACTGATCTTCGTCTCCGCACAGAGGCTGCGATTTCGTCACCCCCTCATCCGGTTCACCGCCTACCAACAGACCCCGGTTGCCCGGCGGCTGGCGCTGCACCAAGCATTGGTGGCAGTACTGGACGGCACGCAGCACGCGCACCGACGCGCCTGGCACCTGGCCGCCGCCACGACCGGACCGGATGAGCAGGTCGCCGCAGAGCTGGAACGGGTCGCCGTGTGGGCGGGCAGCAGGCAAGCGATGGCGTCCGCCTCCGCCGCGTACGAGCGAGCCGCCCACCTCACCGCCGATACACAGCAACGCGCCCGCCGGCTGATCAACGCCGCGCAAAAGGCGAGCGAGGCCGGGCAGGACGAACGGTGCCGCGACCTCACCGAACAGGTGCCGCTGCCGCTCCAAGACCCTGGCATGGCAGCGGACTTCGCCCGCGTTCGCTCCGTGGTCGAACTGGGCTACGGCAGCCCCGGTCAAGCCGCCCGCATCCTTACCGACTGCGCTGACACGGTCGCCGCCGACCGCCCCGACAAGATCGCCCCGTTGCTGACCGACGCGATCCACGCGGCTTTCGCCGCCGGCGACCCAGCCCTCATAGCCGAGATCAGCGTCCGTACGCCCCTCCTTCCCGTGCTGGCCGTACCCGCCCAACTGCTTGCCGGCGACATCCCCGGCGCACGTCGGACACTGGACGATCTAGTACGGGCCGGTCGGCTCGCCGGCAGCGGACTCATGGACCGGTTGATGACCGGGATCTACTGCCACCTGGTCGCCGACCACGCGGCCGCACACGAGCTGGCCGTCACCGCGGTAACCCACTGCCGCGAGCAGGGCATCGGCGGATGGCTGCCCACCACGCTGCATCTGCGCGCCCAAGTGGAACTGTCGCTCGGCCGACACGACGACGCGCACGCACACGCAACCGAAGCACTCAGGCTGGCCGATGGCTACGACCTGGACCACCGAGCCGCCCACCTGCGCGCCCTGTTGGCGCTCCTCGCCGCCGTTCGAGGGGAGGAGCCGATGGCACGGGAACTGGCCGACCAGGCACTGGACTACACCCGTCCCCGCGATGTCGGACGAGCCACTGCGGAGGCGCTGTGGGCGCTGGGGCTCCTCGACCTCGGCCTCGGGCGAGCCCAGGCCGCGCTGGAACACTTGACCATGGCCCGGCAGGCGGCGGGTCACCCCCTCCTGGCGCGCCCCCTGTTGCCAGATCTGATCGAGGCCGCCGTTCGCGCCGGCCACCCCGAGCGGGCGCAGGAGCCCGCGCAACAGCTCACAACATGGGCGGCCGACCTCCAGCAGCCCCACTTCGCGGCGCAAGCCCGCCGATGCGCGGCCCTGACCCGCCCGGACACCCAGGCCGAGCAGCATTATCTGGCCGCCTTGAACCTGCACGACGACGGCAGCGACTTCGACCGGGCCCGCACCGAACTGCTCTACGGCGAGTGGCTACGCCGCTCGCGACGCAAGCTCGACGCCCGCGACCACCTGCGCACCGCGATGGAACTCTTCGACCAACTGAGCACAAAGCCATGGGCCCACCGGGCACGCACAGAACTGCAGGCAGCCGGCGAGACCCACGACCCGGCCGAGGCCCCCGACTCACCCATGAGCCGCCTGAGCACGCAGGAACGCGAAGTCGTCCGGCTCGCAGCCACCGGGGCCACCAACCGCGAAATCGCCACGCAACTGTTCCTGAGCCCGCGCACCGTCGGACACCACCTGTACCGCGCATTTCCCAAGCTGGGCATCAGCTCACGGTCGGAACTCGCCGACCTGCTCGCTTCCTGA
- a CDS encoding aromatic-ring hydroxylase C-terminal domain-containing protein, whose product MGPPDPGFDDPLPADTTPGAHPLNGTRLAGLALDATDVPTAHPLMHHGRPLLLDLGGTRTPCPAEGLEQRAGTVNSEATQAIWRDATAVLIRPDARIAWASTDTDPQRRAAACLTTLRTLCR is encoded by the coding sequence GTGGGCCCGCCGGATCCCGGCTTCGACGACCCGCTCCCCGCCGACACCACACCCGGCGCGCACCCGCTGAACGGCACCCGACTGGCCGGCCTTGCCCTCGACGCGACCGACGTGCCCACCGCCCACCCGTTGATGCACCACGGCCGACCACTGTTGCTGGACCTCGGCGGGACGCGGACACCGTGCCCCGCGGAGGGTTTGGAGCAGCGGGCGGGAACCGTCAACTCCGAGGCGACGCAAGCGATCTGGCGGGACGCCACCGCCGTCCTGATCCGGCCGGACGCCCGGATCGCCTGGGCCAGCACCGACACCGACCCGCAGCGCCGGGCCGCGGCCTGCCTCACCACCCTGCGTACCCTGTGCCGCTGA
- a CDS encoding FAD-dependent monooxygenase produces the protein MFFPAGGQGMNLGIQDATNLGWKLAATLQDRVPDGLLDSYDTERRPAARAVIDNTCAQLALFAAVSPEQIALREVWSAALAEPQTNRQWARRIPASTTRSPPTPHPARTR, from the coding sequence ATGTTCTTCCCGGCCGGTGGGCAGGGCATGAACCTCGGCATCCAGGACGCCACCAACCTGGGCTGGAAGCTGGCCGCCACCCTCCAGGACCGGGTGCCCGACGGACTGCTCGACAGCTACGACACGGAGCGCCGACCGGCCGCCCGCGCCGTCATCGACAACACCTGCGCGCAGCTCGCCCTGTTCGCCGCGGTGAGCCCGGAGCAGATCGCCCTGCGCGAGGTTTGGTCCGCCGCGCTCGCCGAACCGCAGACCAACCGCCAGTGGGCCCGCCGGATCCCGGCTTCGACGACCCGCTCCCCGCCGACACCACACCCGGCGCGCACCCGCTGA
- a CDS encoding restriction endonuclease, translating into MTFNGTARAEHGADVPVFVASCVFTHPARDFAARHGLCLIDVDLLGFWNSGTTLSSLVELDIGRSGTNRKLSPDHD; encoded by the coding sequence ATGACATTCAACGGCACCGCACGTGCCGAACATGGCGCTGACGTGCCGGTGTTCGTGGCGTCCTGCGTCTTCACACATCCGGCCCGGGACTTCGCCGCGCGGCACGGCCTGTGCCTCATCGACGTCGACCTGCTCGGCTTCTGGAACAGCGGCACCACCCTCAGCTCCCTGGTGGAACTCGACATCGGTCGGTCCGGAACCAATCGCAAGCTCAGCCCCGACCACGACTGA
- a CDS encoding isochorismatase family cysteine hydrolase produces the protein MQDTETRIHAWRLEEREYRRQQERRGRRFAYPRLTPARTALVVIDMVPFFVDANPYARGIVPNIQQLADRLRAAGGTVAWVLPARTERTPVGDEFHGPEAAEMFRNSGGTGPLPGRLWPGLTTAPDDIFVEKSAPSAFFPGRCPLPDLLQERGVDSVLITGTVTQVCCESSARDACTLGYRVVMVADANATGRDQDHNATLATIYRSFGDVRPTAKVLDLIDAAPAP, from the coding sequence GTGCAGGACACCGAGACCCGCATCCACGCGTGGCGCCTCGAGGAGCGCGAGTACCGGCGACAGCAGGAGCGGCGCGGCCGCCGCTTCGCCTACCCGCGCCTCACGCCCGCCCGCACCGCCCTGGTCGTCATCGACATGGTGCCGTTCTTCGTCGACGCCAACCCCTACGCCCGAGGCATCGTCCCGAACATCCAGCAACTCGCCGACCGGCTGCGGGCGGCCGGCGGGACCGTCGCCTGGGTCCTGCCGGCGCGCACCGAACGCACCCCGGTCGGCGACGAGTTCCACGGCCCCGAGGCCGCCGAGATGTTCCGCAACTCCGGAGGCACCGGACCGCTCCCCGGCCGGCTGTGGCCGGGCCTCACCACCGCCCCGGACGACATCTTCGTGGAGAAGAGCGCGCCGAGCGCCTTCTTCCCCGGCCGCTGCCCGCTCCCGGATCTCCTCCAGGAACGCGGCGTCGACTCCGTTCTGATCACGGGCACGGTCACGCAGGTGTGCTGCGAATCCTCGGCCCGCGACGCATGCACCCTCGGCTACCGGGTGGTGATGGTCGCCGACGCCAACGCCACCGGCCGCGACCAGGACCACAACGCCACGCTCGCCACGATCTACCGCTCCTTCGGCGACGTACGCCCCACCGCAAAGGTCCTCGATCTGATCGACGCAGCACCGGCGCCATGA
- a CDS encoding transposase yields MPRHARLTDRHWDRSRPLLPSSTGRRGRPWADHRRIVEVLVYRYRTGIPWRDLPAGFGSWKTVWPVTAAGPPTGPGTACSVSCSPARTTTG; encoded by the coding sequence ATGCCTCGTCACGCCCGGCTGACCGACCGGCATTGGGACCGCAGCCGACCTCTGCTGCCCTCCAGTACCGGTCGTCGCGGCAGGCCGTGGGCCGATCACCGCCGCATTGTGGAGGTGCTCGTCTACCGGTACCGCACCGGTATTCCTTGGCGAGACCTCCCAGCCGGGTTCGGATCCTGGAAGACCGTGTGGCCCGTCACCGCCGCCGGGCCGCCGACGGGACCTGGGACCGCGTGCTCAGTGTCCTGCTCGCCCGCGCGGACGACGACGGGCTGA
- a CDS encoding DapH/DapD/GlmU-related protein — protein MYVQTPEFERHAERIVEVTDATSRLNVLPFSDSEGRAELLSVVFGGPLPESVMIYPPFFTEHGLNTTFGENVFVNQGCTFMDKGGIRIGNGVMIAPKVSLITGGHPLPLAERREYLSFAPIVIEDDVWIGTAAVITQGVTIGAGAVVAAGAVVTRDVSAGAVVAGVPARVIKTID, from the coding sequence ATGTATGTCCAGACACCTGAGTTCGAGCGTCATGCGGAGCGGATAGTGGAGGTGACCGATGCGACGTCTCGACTGAACGTGCTTCCGTTCAGCGACAGCGAAGGTCGCGCGGAACTACTTTCTGTTGTGTTCGGTGGCCCGCTGCCGGAGTCGGTGATGATCTACCCGCCGTTCTTCACCGAGCACGGGCTGAACACGACGTTCGGGGAGAACGTCTTCGTCAACCAGGGATGCACCTTCATGGACAAGGGAGGCATCCGTATAGGGAACGGCGTCATGATCGCCCCGAAAGTCAGCCTCATCACCGGAGGCCATCCACTGCCCCTGGCTGAGCGCCGCGAGTACCTCTCCTTCGCCCCGATCGTCATCGAGGACGACGTCTGGATCGGGACGGCTGCCGTGATCACGCAGGGGGTGACCATCGGCGCCGGTGCGGTGGTCGCTGCCGGTGCGGTGGTCACGCGTGATGTTTCGGCCGGCGCCGTGGTCGCGGGAGTGCCCGCCCGGGTGATCAAGACGATCGACTGA